The Paenibacillus sophorae genome has a segment encoding these proteins:
- a CDS encoding inositol monophosphatase family protein, with protein MSSLNPNSGNEREPYVVSSKGYTAVAINAAAKAGEYIKSRQGTVKELGTKSSARDLVTEVDKGAEQMIRRLVLTHYPDHAFLGEEGVEPGANAVTAALEELKDNEYLWIVDPVDGTTNFVHGFPFYAVSIALAVRGELTVGVIYDPVRDEMFVAEKGKGAYVHGVKTAVSSEASLDDSLIALGFPPDRQFAQPTNLAAFQNILPKVRGVRAGGSAALHLAYVAAGRVSGYYEAGLSPWDCAAGVLLVKESGGVVTDMRGEPYHIGTRHIVATNGHIHEDILSSLKEAGATGF; from the coding sequence ATGAGTTCTTTAAATCCTAATAGCGGTAACGAGCGGGAACCGTATGTCGTGTCCAGCAAAGGTTATACGGCGGTAGCCATCAATGCGGCTGCCAAAGCCGGAGAGTATATCAAGAGCAGACAAGGGACGGTAAAGGAACTGGGAACGAAGTCATCGGCGCGCGATCTGGTGACGGAAGTGGATAAAGGCGCAGAGCAGATGATCCGCAGACTTGTGCTGACGCACTATCCCGATCATGCTTTTCTGGGTGAGGAAGGGGTGGAGCCGGGAGCCAATGCCGTAACCGCCGCGCTGGAGGAGCTGAAGGACAACGAGTACCTCTGGATCGTCGACCCGGTGGACGGAACAACCAACTTCGTTCACGGTTTTCCCTTCTACGCGGTATCCATCGCGCTTGCCGTACGCGGCGAATTGACGGTTGGCGTCATTTACGATCCGGTGCGCGATGAAATGTTTGTGGCCGAAAAAGGAAAAGGCGCTTACGTGCATGGCGTCAAGACTGCCGTCTCTTCGGAAGCCTCGCTGGACGACAGTCTGATTGCGCTCGGCTTTCCGCCGGACCGGCAGTTCGCCCAGCCGACCAACCTGGCCGCCTTCCAGAACATCCTGCCGAAAGTCCGCGGCGTCCGCGCCGGGGGCTCCGCCGCTCTGCATCTGGCTTATGTGGCTGCAGGGAGGGTCAGCGGCTACTATGAAGCGGGTCTAAGCCCTTGGGACTGCGCCGCCGGTGTGCTGCTGGTCAAAGAATCGGGCGGAGTCGTTACCGATATGCGGGGTGAGCCGTATCATATCGGCACACGACACATCGTGGCTACCAACGGGCATATTCATGAAGACATTCTGTCTTCCCTGAAAGAAGCGGGAGCGACGGGATTCTAG
- the uvsE gene encoding UV DNA damage repair endonuclease UvsE: MIVRFGYVAMSTVIKDCSPSKTMTMASFSKLEDREAALRRLELIARGNLHNTLRLLRHNRASDIKVYRMTSKLIPLATHPELRDWNPFAALADDFAEVGRYIKENGMRVSFHPDHFTVLSTPRPEVLASSVRDLRHHTDMLSAMDLPATAKNNIHIGGAYGDKTSAAARFVKQFRELAPEMQERITLENDDKTFNAVETLEVCKTLGLPMVLDIHHQWVNNEGESPWELWPEISRTWQTLLALKDVETDKPLPPKIHVSSPRSPSDPRSHADGVEPEPLLAFLKRIAADTPAVDVMIEAKAKDGALFELMETLRGLESAESGITVLDGASISIEA, from the coding sequence ATGATCGTCCGCTTCGGCTATGTGGCGATGTCCACCGTCATTAAAGACTGTTCACCGTCCAAGACGATGACGATGGCTTCGTTCAGCAAGCTGGAAGACCGCGAGGCGGCGCTTCGCCGCCTTGAGTTGATCGCTAGAGGCAATTTGCATAATACGCTCAGGCTGCTGAGGCATAACCGGGCGTCTGATATAAAGGTATACCGGATGACCTCGAAGCTGATCCCGCTGGCTACGCATCCGGAGCTGCGGGACTGGAATCCTTTTGCCGCGCTGGCCGATGATTTTGCCGAGGTTGGCCGTTATATTAAGGAGAACGGGATGCGGGTGTCTTTCCATCCCGATCATTTTACTGTGCTGAGCACTCCCCGTCCCGAGGTGCTTGCCAGTTCTGTCCGCGACCTGCGGCACCATACGGACATGCTGTCCGCGATGGATCTTCCGGCAACAGCCAAGAACAATATCCATATCGGCGGAGCCTACGGGGATAAGACTTCGGCAGCGGCCCGGTTCGTGAAGCAATTCCGGGAGCTTGCGCCGGAGATGCAGGAACGCATCACGCTTGAGAACGATGACAAGACGTTCAACGCGGTGGAGACGCTGGAGGTCTGCAAGACGCTCGGCTTGCCGATGGTGCTGGATATCCATCATCAATGGGTGAATAACGAGGGAGAGTCTCCCTGGGAGCTGTGGCCTGAAATCAGCCGGACCTGGCAGACGCTGCTGGCCTTGAAGGACGTTGAAACAGATAAGCCGCTTCCGCCCAAGATCCACGTGTCCAGTCCCCGCAGCCCTTCCGATCCCCGGAGCCATGCCGACGGGGTGGAGCCGGAGCCGCTGCTTGCTTTTCTGAAACGGATCGCTGCCGATACTCCGGCGGTTGATGTGATGATCGAAGCCAAGGCGAAGGACGGGGCGCTGTTTGAGCTGATGGAGACGCTGAGAGGACTGGAAAGCGCAGAAAGCGGAATCACCGTGCTGGACGGAGCAAGCATCAGTATCGAGGCATAG
- the acnA gene encoding aconitate hydratase AcnA, which yields MPSKDNFNLVRSFTSGGKTYRYYDLQSLEQQGLGSISSLPFSIKVLLEAAVRQFDGRAITEEHVKQLAGWAGDIDRGKEIPFIPARIVLQDFTGVPVVVDLAAMRDTVKKAGGDPKQINPLVPVDLVIDHSVMVDAFGTKDALEYNMNVEFERNEERYRFLRWAQTAFNNFRAVPPATGIVHQVNLEYLASVAATKTADGETTVYPDSLVGTDSHTTMINGLGVVGWGVGGIEAEAGMLGQPLYFVTPDVIGFKLTGSLVEGATATDLALTVTQLLRKKGVVGKFVEFYGPGLANISLADRATVANMAPEYGATIGFFPVDDETLFYLRSTGRPDELVDLVETYYKTQGMFRTAETPDPVFSDTIELDLASVVPSLAGPKRPQDRIELTHMKENFEGIIRTPVDKGGYGLSDEKIAQKVELLHKDGSKSELSTGAVVIAAITSCTNTSNPSVMLGAGLLAKKAVERGLTKPGYVKSSLTPGSLVVTEYLEKADLLKPLEALGFYVAGYGCATCIGNSGPLPDEVAQAVAVNDMTVASVISGNRNFEGRVHAQVKANYLASPPLVVAYAIAGTVNIDLQNDPLGYDPQGEPVYLKDIWPTSAEISEAIGLSVSPEMFRRKYEHVFTANERWNAIPVPEGELYEWDENSTYIQNPPFFEHLADGLGDIENIDGARVLALLGDSVTTDHISPAGNITTSGPAGKYLSEHGVERKDFNSYGSRRGNHEVMMRGTFANIRIRNAVAPGTEGGVTTYLPSNEVMPIYDASMRYQAAKQNLVVIAGKEYGTGSSRDWAAKGTFLLGVKAVIAESFERIHRSNLVGMGVLPLQFQEGHSWSSLGLTGREIFDITGLSNDVQPGQELTVTTTREDGTQFEFPVIARLDSMVDVDYYHNGGILQTVLRQMLADASPTASAAE from the coding sequence ATGCCAAGCAAGGATAATTTCAATCTGGTCCGCTCATTCACGTCGGGCGGCAAGACGTACCGTTATTACGATCTTCAATCCCTTGAACAGCAAGGACTCGGCAGCATCTCTTCCCTTCCCTTTTCTATTAAAGTGCTGCTTGAGGCCGCTGTCCGCCAGTTCGACGGAAGAGCCATTACGGAAGAGCATGTCAAACAGCTGGCCGGATGGGCCGGCGACATCGACCGCGGCAAGGAAATCCCCTTCATTCCCGCTCGGATCGTGCTGCAGGATTTTACCGGTGTACCGGTGGTTGTAGACCTTGCGGCCATGCGGGATACGGTGAAAAAAGCCGGCGGCGATCCAAAGCAGATCAACCCGCTCGTACCGGTCGACCTCGTTATCGACCATTCGGTTATGGTTGACGCTTTCGGCACCAAGGATGCGCTGGAATACAATATGAACGTTGAATTCGAACGCAACGAGGAACGCTACCGCTTCCTGCGCTGGGCGCAGACGGCATTCAACAATTTCCGCGCCGTTCCTCCGGCGACCGGCATCGTGCATCAGGTCAACCTGGAGTATCTCGCTTCGGTGGCGGCCACGAAGACGGCTGACGGAGAAACAACCGTGTATCCGGATTCGCTGGTAGGCACCGACTCCCATACGACGATGATCAACGGTCTTGGCGTCGTAGGCTGGGGCGTTGGCGGTATCGAAGCGGAAGCCGGCATGCTGGGGCAGCCGCTCTATTTTGTAACTCCTGACGTTATCGGCTTCAAACTGACGGGCAGTCTCGTGGAAGGCGCTACGGCAACCGATTTGGCGCTGACCGTTACCCAATTGCTGCGCAAAAAAGGCGTGGTTGGCAAATTCGTCGAATTCTACGGACCTGGCCTTGCGAATATCAGCCTGGCCGACCGGGCGACGGTCGCCAATATGGCGCCTGAATACGGCGCGACGATCGGTTTCTTCCCGGTAGACGATGAGACTCTCTTCTATCTGCGCAGCACGGGCCGTCCCGATGAGCTGGTGGATCTGGTTGAGACGTATTACAAAACCCAAGGCATGTTCCGCACGGCGGAAACGCCGGACCCGGTATTCAGCGATACAATCGAGCTGGATCTCGCCTCGGTCGTGCCGAGCTTGGCTGGGCCGAAGCGTCCGCAGGACCGGATCGAGCTTACTCATATGAAAGAGAACTTTGAAGGTATTATCCGCACTCCTGTCGACAAGGGCGGTTACGGCCTCAGCGACGAGAAAATTGCGCAAAAGGTCGAGCTTCTCCACAAAGACGGAAGCAAAAGCGAGCTGAGCACCGGCGCAGTCGTTATCGCAGCGATCACAAGCTGTACGAACACTTCCAATCCGAGCGTTATGCTTGGCGCGGGCCTGCTTGCCAAGAAGGCTGTGGAACGCGGCCTGACCAAGCCGGGCTATGTCAAGAGCAGCCTGACGCCGGGTTCGCTGGTTGTGACGGAATATCTGGAGAAAGCGGACCTGCTGAAGCCGCTGGAAGCGCTTGGCTTCTACGTAGCCGGCTACGGCTGCGCCACCTGTATCGGCAACTCCGGCCCGCTGCCGGATGAGGTAGCCCAGGCGGTTGCGGTAAACGATATGACCGTAGCGTCCGTCATTTCCGGCAACCGGAACTTTGAAGGACGCGTACACGCCCAGGTCAAGGCGAATTATCTCGCTTCGCCGCCGCTGGTTGTAGCCTATGCGATTGCGGGGACGGTCAACATCGATCTGCAGAATGATCCGCTCGGTTACGATCCGCAGGGAGAGCCTGTATACCTGAAAGACATCTGGCCAACCAGCGCCGAGATCAGCGAAGCGATTGGGTTGTCGGTCAGTCCGGAAATGTTCCGCCGCAAATACGAGCATGTCTTTACGGCCAACGAGCGCTGGAACGCGATTCCCGTGCCGGAAGGCGAATTGTACGAATGGGACGAAAATTCGACGTATATCCAGAACCCGCCGTTCTTCGAGCATCTGGCTGACGGTCTAGGCGACATCGAGAATATCGACGGCGCGCGCGTACTCGCCCTGCTGGGCGATTCCGTAACCACCGACCATATCTCGCCTGCGGGCAATATCACGACATCCGGCCCTGCGGGCAAGTACCTGAGCGAGCACGGCGTAGAGCGCAAGGACTTCAACTCTTACGGCTCCCGCCGCGGCAACCATGAAGTCATGATGCGCGGAACGTTCGCCAATATCCGGATCCGCAACGCGGTCGCTCCGGGAACGGAAGGCGGCGTCACCACCTACCTGCCGAGCAACGAAGTCATGCCGATCTATGACGCTTCCATGCGCTACCAGGCGGCTAAGCAGAATCTGGTCGTCATTGCAGGCAAGGAATACGGTACGGGCAGCTCGCGCGACTGGGCGGCCAAGGGCACGTTCCTATTGGGCGTCAAAGCCGTCATTGCCGAGAGCTTCGAGCGGATTCACCGCAGCAACCTTGTCGGCATGGGCGTGCTGCCGCTGCAGTTCCAGGAAGGCCACAGCTGGAGCAGCCTGGGGCTGACAGGCCGCGAAATCTTCGACATCACCGGACTTAGCAATGATGTGCAGCCCGGACAAGAGCTTACGGTTACCACCACCCGCGAGGATGGCACCCAGTTCGAATTCCCGGTAATCGCGCGGCTGGACAGCATGGTCGACGTCGATTACTACCACAACGGCGGCATCCTGCAAACGGTGCTGCGCCAGATGCTGGCGGACGCGTCTCCTACTGCTTCGGCAGCGGAATAA
- a CDS encoding aldo/keto reductase, which produces MKLAAMPGTDLTFKPLALGTAEFGSAVSEEESFRIMDRFVEAGGSWIDTARVYADWLADGHGKSEITVGKWLEKSGLRERVLISTKGGHPRLESMNVSRLSEAEIRSDAEESLRWLGVDTIDIYWLHRDDESIPVMEVLRPLNRLVKEGKIRYFGCSNWRPYRIREAAAAAAAHGVQTFSASQIQWSLADTNEGSIEDTTTVEMDKEGYEFHAQTGLSLFAFTPQAKGFFQKLHAGGPDSLKAAVRNIYYNEVNLGRMERVAELSGQLNVSISSIVLSYLISQPFTVIPVIGTSSFGQIEEALESLEVRLTPSQVKYLEQG; this is translated from the coding sequence ATGAAGCTTGCAGCAATGCCGGGTACGGACTTGACCTTTAAGCCTCTGGCCCTGGGAACGGCTGAATTTGGCAGCGCCGTATCCGAAGAAGAATCTTTTCGGATCATGGACCGTTTTGTGGAAGCCGGAGGAAGCTGGATAGACACGGCCAGGGTCTATGCCGATTGGCTGGCGGACGGTCACGGGAAGAGCGAAATCACGGTAGGGAAATGGCTGGAGAAAAGCGGCTTGCGGGAACGGGTTCTGATCTCCACAAAAGGCGGTCATCCGAGACTGGAGAGTATGAATGTTTCGCGTCTGTCCGAGGCCGAGATTCGATCGGATGCGGAGGAAAGCTTGCGCTGGCTTGGTGTGGATACCATCGATATATATTGGCTGCACCGTGATGATGAGAGTATACCGGTTATGGAGGTTCTCCGCCCGCTTAACCGTCTGGTCAAGGAAGGCAAAATCCGCTATTTCGGCTGTTCCAATTGGAGGCCTTACCGGATCCGGGAAGCGGCGGCGGCTGCCGCGGCCCACGGAGTGCAGACCTTTTCCGCCAGTCAGATTCAGTGGAGCCTTGCGGATACAAATGAAGGCTCAATTGAGGATACGACAACGGTCGAAATGGATAAGGAAGGGTATGAGTTTCATGCACAAACCGGGCTTAGCCTGTTCGCTTTTACTCCACAGGCCAAGGGTTTTTTTCAGAAGCTGCATGCCGGCGGGCCGGATTCTCTCAAAGCCGCTGTGAGAAACATTTACTATAATGAGGTTAATCTCGGACGGATGGAGCGCGTGGCGGAGCTGTCCGGCCAATTGAATGTTTCCATCTCTTCGATTGTGCTTAGCTATTTGATTAGTCAACCCTTCACGGTAATACCGGTTATTGGCACCAGCTCGTTCGGGCAGATTGAGGAGGCTCTGGAGAGTCTTGAGGTAAGGTTGACTCCGTCACAGGTCAAATATCTGGAGCAGGGCTGA
- the def gene encoding peptide deformylase — MDDIVREGHPALRTVTEPVKLPLTEEDRETLLCMLQFLKNSQDEEAAAKYKLRSGVGLSANQIGLNKRMFVMFTQDEHGTLIEHALVNPKIVSHSLAMVYLPDSEGCLSVDRPVQGFVPRYESVKVKAYDLAAGKEIQLRFKGYTAIIIQHEMDHLNGIMFYDRINKENPFKLPQGVAIRSLYDRDGE, encoded by the coding sequence ATGGATGATATTGTAAGAGAAGGGCATCCGGCGCTTCGGACCGTCACGGAACCGGTTAAGCTGCCTTTGACGGAGGAAGACCGCGAAACGCTGCTGTGCATGCTTCAGTTCCTGAAGAATAGCCAGGATGAGGAGGCGGCGGCCAAGTATAAGCTGCGCTCCGGAGTAGGGCTCTCGGCCAATCAGATTGGGCTGAACAAGCGGATGTTCGTCATGTTTACCCAGGATGAGCACGGCACACTGATCGAGCATGCCCTGGTCAATCCCAAAATCGTCAGCCATTCTCTGGCGATGGTCTATTTGCCGGATAGCGAAGGCTGCCTGTCGGTCGACCGGCCGGTTCAGGGCTTTGTTCCGAGATATGAATCGGTCAAGGTAAAAGCTTATGATCTTGCGGCGGGCAAAGAGATCCAGCTTCGGTTCAAGGGCTATACGGCGATTATCATTCAGCATGAGATGGACCATCTTAACGGGATCATGTTCTACGACCGGATCAATAAAGAGAATCCGTTCAAGCTGCCGCAGGGCGTGGCGATCCGCAGTCTGTACGACAGGGACGGGGAATAA
- the fabI gene encoding enoyl-ACP reductase FabI — protein MGDLLTGKNIVVMGVANDRSIAWAIAKSLSEQGARLAFTYESERVEGRVRKLAETIPGSVILPCNVTVDEEIDKLAEELKESFGVLHGIVHSIAFAKGEDLEGRFADTSRSGFALAHDISAYSLVAVAQRLHPLMTEGGSIITMTYMGSERVMRNYNVMGVAKAALEASVRYLASDLGPDNIRVNAVSAGPIRTLAAKGISDFNSILRIVEEKAPLRRSTDTAEVGDTAMFLMSHLSRGITGEVIYVDGGYHIIGG, from the coding sequence ATGGGAGATCTGCTGACCGGAAAAAATATTGTTGTGATGGGCGTGGCGAACGATCGCAGCATCGCCTGGGCGATTGCCAAAAGCCTGTCGGAACAGGGAGCGCGCCTTGCCTTTACATATGAGAGCGAACGTGTGGAAGGACGGGTGCGCAAGCTGGCCGAGACCATTCCCGGTTCAGTGATTCTGCCGTGCAACGTAACGGTCGATGAGGAAATCGACAAGCTGGCGGAGGAACTGAAAGAGAGCTTTGGCGTGCTGCACGGCATTGTGCACAGCATCGCCTTTGCTAAGGGAGAGGACCTCGAAGGCCGCTTTGCCGACACCTCGCGTTCGGGCTTTGCGCTGGCACATGATATCAGCGCCTACTCGCTGGTTGCGGTTGCCCAGCGGCTGCATCCTCTCATGACTGAGGGCGGCTCCATTATCACTATGACGTATATGGGCTCGGAGCGCGTCATGCGCAATTATAACGTAATGGGTGTAGCGAAAGCGGCGCTTGAGGCTTCGGTGCGCTATCTGGCGAGCGATCTGGGTCCGGACAACATCCGGGTGAACGCCGTATCGGCCGGACCGATCCGCACCCTGGCTGCCAAAGGCATCAGCGATTTCAACTCGATTCTGCGTATCGTGGAGGAGAAGGCGCCGCTTCGTCGCAGTACGGATACCGCCGAGGTTGGCGATACGGCGATGTTCCTGATGAGCCATCTATCACGCGGGATTACCGGAGAAGTAATTTATGTGGACGGTGGATATCACATCATCGGAGGTTAG
- a CDS encoding stalk domain-containing protein: MIDLRKKWTAAISCLLLVTMLLGPGVQGASAAAAEAAQPDVVGIVTLGDSITAGYEPGMNLSSQPYGYAERLLEQAWFHGKRATLGNYGLLGLTTAGLRNYTAAIKDGTAITADSIQPGIADPRLDSFAAKASQTKADIAGAKLITITIGGNDVSSLLLEAKDMSESDLKDRVQELLSDYKANVTAALENLRAVNPSATIIIADQYQPVPQLYAGQNYPKLMGAAASFTQAVDSLAGSVTRTDAPVLVAHAASRFAGQEGSLTHIIADSDFHPTQLGYETIAKVFAEMVWGGYRVPSTFLTPSASQRPMSIVVNSTELNTPNKPIVRSGQNFLALADVLKAMEASGKWDNKTSSATIVYGGRTVVITIGSKTIQVNGQKIEIDNPAFLQKTGKEVKTYLPLGALASGLGFDVEYSAQLRTAFINP, from the coding sequence ATGATCGACTTGCGGAAAAAATGGACAGCCGCCATAAGTTGCCTGCTGCTCGTAACCATGCTGCTGGGACCGGGAGTTCAGGGCGCTTCGGCAGCCGCTGCGGAAGCGGCGCAGCCGGATGTTGTTGGTATCGTGACGTTGGGGGACTCCATCACGGCCGGCTATGAGCCGGGCATGAATCTGAGTTCCCAGCCTTACGGTTACGCGGAACGTCTGCTGGAACAGGCCTGGTTTCACGGCAAGCGCGCCACGCTGGGCAACTATGGGCTTCTGGGGCTGACAACGGCCGGACTTCGAAATTATACGGCGGCGATCAAGGACGGTACGGCCATTACGGCTGACAGCATCCAGCCCGGCATTGCCGATCCCCGTCTGGATTCGTTTGCGGCAAAAGCCTCGCAGACCAAGGCCGACATTGCGGGCGCGAAGCTGATCACGATCACCATCGGCGGCAATGATGTGAGCAGTCTGCTGCTGGAGGCCAAAGATATGTCGGAGAGTGATCTAAAGGATCGTGTACAAGAGCTGCTGTCCGATTATAAGGCCAATGTCACCGCCGCGCTGGAGAACTTAAGAGCGGTTAATCCGAGTGCGACGATCATCATTGCCGATCAGTACCAGCCTGTTCCGCAGCTTTATGCCGGTCAGAACTATCCGAAGCTGATGGGCGCTGCCGCAAGCTTTACGCAGGCGGTCGACAGTCTGGCCGGAAGCGTAACGCGCACAGACGCCCCCGTGCTTGTCGCTCATGCGGCCTCTCGGTTTGCGGGCCAGGAGGGATCGCTGACGCATATTATCGCCGATTCCGATTTCCATCCGACCCAGCTTGGCTATGAGACGATTGCCAAGGTGTTCGCCGAAATGGTATGGGGCGGCTACCGTGTGCCGAGCACTTTCCTGACCCCCTCCGCCTCACAGCGGCCGATGTCGATTGTCGTTAACAGCACGGAGCTGAATACGCCTAACAAGCCGATCGTCCGCAGCGGACAGAATTTCCTGGCGCTGGCGGATGTATTGAAGGCGATGGAAGCAAGCGGCAAATGGGACAACAAGACGTCAAGCGCAACGATTGTTTACGGCGGCCGGACGGTAGTGATTACAATCGGCTCCAAGACGATACAGGTGAACGGACAAAAGATCGAGATAGACAACCCTGCTTTTTTACAAAAGACAGGAAAGGAAGTCAAGACGTATTTGCCTCTGGGCGCTCTGGCCTCGGGCCTAGGCTTCGATGTAGAATATAGCGCGCAGCTGCGTACCGCTTTTATCAATCCTTAA
- a CDS encoding D-alanine--D-alanine ligase gives MENAKLTVGLVYGGKSGEHEISLQTAFAVMNAFDYDKYEILPFYITKQGLWKIGEKLEAPFSRLEQLKLEGVSADTGKALNAVFSGLGGESAVDVMFPLLHGTNGEDGTIQGLFEMANIPYIGAGVLASAAGMDKVVMKKLFAEARLEQCRYGYFNAAVWKSKSHDLIVGIEDKLGYPVFVKPANLGSSVGISKAVDKESLVKAIETAFRYDTKVIVEEFVDGRELEVSVLGNDEPEASVPGEIVSSGEYYDYAAKYIDGKSQMLIPAPVDPETADRLRELALAAFRAIEGSGIARADFFLRKSDGRILINEVNTMPGFTPFSMYPLLWRETGVSYQSLLDRMIALAFERHQFKQGLKYDNEQ, from the coding sequence ATGGAGAATGCAAAACTGACAGTGGGTCTGGTGTACGGCGGCAAATCGGGAGAACATGAAATATCGCTGCAGACCGCTTTTGCCGTGATGAACGCTTTTGACTACGATAAATATGAAATTCTGCCTTTTTATATTACGAAACAGGGGCTGTGGAAGATCGGCGAGAAGCTCGAAGCTCCGTTCAGCCGATTGGAGCAGCTTAAGCTGGAAGGAGTGTCCGCAGACACGGGTAAGGCGCTGAACGCCGTATTCAGCGGTCTCGGCGGCGAAAGTGCGGTCGACGTGATGTTCCCGCTGCTTCACGGCACGAATGGAGAAGACGGAACGATTCAAGGCTTGTTCGAGATGGCTAATATTCCTTATATCGGTGCTGGAGTGCTGGCCTCGGCGGCGGGCATGGACAAAGTCGTCATGAAGAAGCTCTTCGCGGAAGCGAGGCTGGAGCAGTGCCGGTACGGTTATTTCAATGCCGCCGTCTGGAAGAGCAAGAGCCATGATCTGATTGTCGGCATCGAGGATAAGCTCGGCTATCCGGTATTCGTGAAGCCGGCCAATCTGGGCTCCAGCGTCGGCATCTCCAAAGCCGTGGACAAGGAAAGTCTTGTCAAGGCGATTGAGACCGCCTTCCGTTACGATACCAAGGTCATTGTCGAGGAGTTCGTCGATGGGCGGGAACTGGAGGTCAGCGTGCTCGGCAATGACGAGCCGGAGGCTTCCGTTCCAGGCGAAATCGTCTCCTCCGGCGAATATTACGATTATGCGGCCAAATATATCGACGGCAAGTCGCAGATGCTGATTCCGGCTCCCGTCGATCCCGAAACCGCCGACCGGCTGCGCGAGCTGGCGCTGGCCGCTTTTCGGGCCATTGAAGGCAGCGGCATTGCGCGGGCCGATTTCTTCCTCCGCAAATCCGACGGCAGAATTTTGATCAACGAGGTCAACACGATGCCTGGCTTCACGCCGTTCAGCATGTATCCGCTCTTGTGGCGCGAGACGGGCGTTTCATACCAGTCGCTGTTGGACCGCATGATCGCTCTCGCGTTCGAGCGGCATCAGTTCAAGCAGGGCTTGAAATACGATAACGAGCAATAA
- a CDS encoding amidase domain-containing protein encodes MDQKWKQSLYVYVDQCNKSRVVPEAEVLTGALSEPGIGLGQQERGRRIAKWYSDRGITPRRCETGVKVLRTAQRDSGDVVAEVALHSAFYYEKGGITHREDKVERERLTFANAKGSAGWTVAGVERDIPEKVPRKGAGASPEELSSLEAPPFPGPLLSRRVLGPSVRDVQYRREDAAAYADRWWNENNPEFETFAVDCTNYVSQCLFAGGAPINYTGKRETGWWYKGYVGKQEEWSFSWAVSDSLRRYLDGERRTGLRAELVERPEQLMLGDVIQYDWDGDGRFQHSTIVTAFDAGGMPLVNAHTVSSRHRYWDYRDSYAWTDRTAYRLFHIYDYL; translated from the coding sequence ATGGATCAGAAATGGAAGCAAAGCCTGTATGTATATGTCGATCAATGCAACAAAAGCCGGGTGGTTCCCGAAGCGGAAGTCTTAACCGGCGCTTTGAGCGAACCGGGTATCGGGCTCGGGCAGCAGGAGCGCGGCCGGAGGATTGCGAAATGGTACAGCGACAGAGGGATCACGCCCCGGCGCTGCGAGACGGGGGTCAAGGTGCTGCGGACGGCGCAGCGGGATTCGGGGGACGTTGTAGCGGAGGTTGCCCTGCACAGCGCATTTTATTATGAAAAAGGCGGGATCACGCACCGCGAAGACAAAGTGGAGCGGGAGCGCCTGACCTTTGCTAATGCCAAAGGGAGTGCGGGGTGGACTGTCGCCGGTGTGGAGCGGGATATTCCGGAGAAGGTTCCCCGGAAAGGTGCTGGAGCGTCTCCCGAGGAGCTCTCCAGCCTTGAAGCGCCGCCTTTTCCGGGGCCGCTGCTGAGCCGCAGGGTGCTTGGCCCTTCCGTCCGCGATGTCCAGTACCGCCGGGAAGACGCGGCGGCGTACGCGGACCGGTGGTGGAACGAGAACAACCCCGAATTTGAAACATTTGCCGTAGACTGCACGAATTATGTCTCCCAATGTCTCTTTGCAGGGGGGGCACCGATCAACTATACTGGTAAAAGAGAAACGGGCTGGTGGTATAAAGGCTACGTCGGCAAGCAGGAGGAGTGGAGCTTCAGTTGGGCTGTCTCGGACAGTCTGCGCCGCTATCTGGACGGGGAACGCCGTACGGGCCTGCGCGCGGAATTGGTGGAACGCCCCGAACAGCTGATGCTTGGAGACGTCATTCAGTATGACTGGGACGGAGACGGACGCTTTCAGCACAGCACGATCGTTACGGCCTTTGACGCGGGCGGCATGCCGCTTGTCAACGCGCATACGGTATCCAGCCGACACCGCTACTGGGACTATCGGGATTCCTATGCCTGGACCGACAGAACGGCCTATCGTTTGTTCCACATTTACGACTATTTATAA